Part of the Candidatus Zixiibacteriota bacterium genome, CCTCAGCCATGATCTGGAGCGCCCCTTGGACATTGGACATGAGCAGTCCGGCCGGCAGCCCTTTTCCCATGACATCAGCGATAACGACAATTGGGTAGCCATTCGGGCTCTCCGTGAGGAAGTCGTAGTAGTCGCCTCCCACGATGCGGGCTGCCATCGATCTGACTGCCAACTCGAAACCGTCGATCCTGGCCACCGACTGGGGCAGCAGTGCGCGATGAATCTTGCTGGCCAGAAACAGGTCCTGCTCGAGTTCCGCGGTCTCTTCAGGGCTTATGCAGCCGAGACAGATCTGGGTGATCGGTTGAATCTCCAGTCGGTGCAGTTCGACCGCGTCATGGCAAACGGCGCAGGCCCCAAAGGATCGATCCTCGATTCGCCTGATCCCCTCCCTTATCTGCTTGAGCAGATCCTGGGCCTTGACCGTGTCACTGTCCCCCACCGCTCGTTGGGCGCTCAGCCATTCGGATACGGCTGCCTCCTTGTCGAGCAAGAGGGCGTGAAAGTGTTCTAATTCCGCGATTGTCATATACTACCTCGCAAGTTCTCCCAATACTTCTAAAACGGTATCCGCCAACACTGGTTTCACCGGACGGCAGATGCTCAGTAGAATGTGATATTGTGGTTCCTATCTCGGCGGGGCACAAGTCTCAAATTGCCGGTATGGCATATTCGATTGACTTAAATCAATGGCTTGTAGTTGTTTCTTGTTGATTCATGAGGCACTAAGGACAAAATCATCTCTGTAGCGAAAGACCGATCACCAACGCCAGGAGGAAATATGCAGACTCTGTTGAGCAAATTCGCTCTCTTTGCAGCAATGCTGGGCAGTGCTGTTGCCGCTCAAAACACGACGTACCGACAGGTTCCCAATGATCTGACAGAGGCCTCGCGGTCGTGCGTGGAATGCCATCAGGCGGACATGCCCGGATTGGTTGGGGAATGGCGGTACAGCCGGCATTACGGGGCGAATGTCGGGTGTTTCGAATGTCACCAGGCAGACCCCAAAGATGCCGACGCGGTCGAACACAACGGATACACGATCGCGGTCATCGTTTCGCCAAAGGACTGTTCCCGATGTCACCTGACGGAATTTGATCAGTTCCAGGCCTCGCACCATGCCGACGCCGGCAAAATCCTCGGTTCGCTTGACAATGTCCTCGGAGAAGTTGTCGAGGGGCCGATGGCGGCGGTCAATGGTTGCAAACAATGCCACGGAACCGAAGTGAAAGTGATGGCGGACGGAAAACTGGACCCGACCACCTGGCCGAATTCCGGCATGGGACGTTTGAATCCGGACGGTTCCAAGGGTTCCTGTGCCGCTTGCCATAGCCGACACTCGTTCGACGCCGCGCTGGCGCGACAGCCGGAGAACTGCGGCAAGTGTCATCTCGGCCCGGACCATCCACAGAAAGAGATCTACGAGGAGTCCAAGCATGGGATCGCCTACTACGCGAATATTGACCGGATGAATCTGCATAGTTCTTCATGGATAGTGGGAGTCGATTATTCGGCGGCGCCGACCTGCGCCACCTGCCACATGTCCGCTACCAGGGACCTTCCGCTGACCCATGATGTCGGTGACCGTATCAGCTGGACACTTCGACCGCCGATCTCCCAGAAAGTGGACGCCGCGGCGATTAAGGCCGGGCAGAAGGTGAAGTCGTGGGAGGCGCGCCGGTCTGATATGCAGAAGGTCTGCGCGAATTGCCACACTTCGACCTACGTGGAGAATTTTTATCAACAGTATGACGGCGCGGTGGGTTTGTATAACGACAAATTTGCGACTCCGGCAACGGAGATTTATAACAAGCTGAGGTCGAGCGGTTTGATAACGGCCGACAATACGTTCGACGAGGAGATCGAGTGGACCTATTACTTCCTGTGGCATCACGAAGGACGTCGCGCCCGCATGGGGGCCGCCATGTTTGCGCCGGATTACACGCAGTGGCATGGCTTCTTTGAAGTGGCGGCACGATTCTATACCGAGTTCGTGCCCCAGGTCGAAGCGATTATTGAGCATGGTCTGGCGACAGGAAATGAAAAGGCTGCCGCTGCCAAGGAAGTTCAGACAGTGCTTGAGAAGGTGCTTAACCGCGAGGATCATCTGTGGTTCACCGGCAACGAGCCCGAAGAGATCAAGAAAGCGCGCATGAAAGCGATGGAGGAGTTCAAGAAGCGATACGCGAACTGAGGCGGTGGACAGCGAGCGAATCATTGGCCTGTGCGGCCCCTTTGCGTGAGACAGAATTGGGTTCGTTTTGTCATTTTTTATTTCCGTTCGAGGGCGTTTTGTCGCAGTAACCGATGATGTAGCATGGTGATACGTGGATGGACAGGTGCTGTTTTGGATGTGGCGCATTCGCGTATCTCCATATGTGACTTGTGGTTGCGATGAAAACAGCAGAGCCTGGTCGCAAGCTAAGTTGTTGAACTGCAAGCAAGGTACCGCCACCATGCATGTTTCACGAGCCGTGCGAGTTGGGGTTTCGAGCACTGGTGTTCAGAGTTCTCCTCTCTTCTAATGGCGCGATGTAGTCGCAAAGACTAAGGAGTTGGTGGGGAAACTGGTGATATGTGTGAGAGAGAGTACGGTTTTGGTGGTTGTGTGCATGATCGAGAATCCACACCTTGCAGGTGTGGCACAGGCTTATTGATGCTTCTCTCCATACATCACGCATCGAGTAAGTGACGTTTTCCATCGCTGGCGTGTAGAGATCATTCATCTTTGCATTAGGTCAGTGGATTCACAATCACTAAGGAATGGTCTGAGAAATTGGTGATGCGTCGAAGAGGGAGTATAGATCAGAAGCTTTGGCGCCTGATCGAGAATTCAGACCTTGCAAGTAGTGTGTTGCTGCAAGCAGGCAAGCTGACGGAGAACAGCAACTGTCAAAACCCCTTGCGACCTGATTACAGCGTTGGGGTTTTGGCCTACAAAAACCATTCAGAAACCCACCGCGTAGCGGTGCGGCACCCGGCCGAATCTTATGACAGAGGTTGAGTACCTTGATTGAGAATTCTCACGTACTCTGAATAGCCGTAAAGTTTCCCTCTCTTTCTGCCTCGAATCTCCCGTACTAAGCCGAGTGACTCCAAATGTCCGATAGCGGTAGTGGCCGTAGGAATACTCAGTTTGCTGATCTTCGCAGCCTTGGCAATTGAGAGTATGGGGGTTCGCTGCAATGTATCGTGGACTCTCAGCGCCGAGCCGGAAGCCCTCCCCAGGCCGGCAATCTTATCACGGTCCCTAGTGAACATCTTGACGAGTCGCTGTGCCGTCGTAACTGCCTGGGCGGAAGTTTCATGAACTCCAGTGAGAAAGAAATGCAGCCAAGCCTCCCACTCACCGTTGACGCGAACGCCCTGCAACAGATCATAGTATTGCGTACGGTTCGTTTTGAAATAGAGACTGAGATAAAGCAGCGGCTGAGAGAGCGCCTCTTCGGCACAAAGCAGGAGCGTAATCATCAGTCGTCCAAGGCGACCGTTTCCGTCCAGAAACGGGTGGATACTCTCAAACTGGACATGGGCAAGAGCCAGCTTTTGAAGTATCGGTGTTCTGACCGGATCATTGTGCAGAAACTTCTCCAGTGCCCCCATGGTTTCGACAACCTTCTCCGGCGATGGTGGAATATAGATGGCGTTTCCCGGTCGCGTGCCACCTATCCAGTTCTGACTGGTTCGGAATTCTCCGGGAGTCTTGTCGCTGCCCCTCCCTTTGCTGAGTAAGACGGCGTGAATTTCCTTCAACAGCCGAAGCGATATTGGGAAGCCTTTTCTCAATCGTTTAAGGCCGTGGTTAATCGCTGCAACGTAGTTGGACACCTCTTGAACATCATCCACAGGTACCCCAGGAAGCGCTTCTGTTTCCCACAAGAGCAGGTCTGACAACGAGGACTGCGTCCCCTCGATTTGCGAGGACAGGACCGCTTCTTTCCGAATATACATGTAGAGGAACAGAGAAGTGTCTGGGAGAAGGGTTGAAACGCTATCGAGGCGACCAAGAGACAGAAGGGCTTTTTCTTCCAGAGCTTTCAATTCCGTATCGATATTGAGCGGTGGGATGGGCGGCAGGGGATTCGGAATAAATGCTCGGCAAGTTTCTCCCCCAGCTGTTGAGATATTCTCAAAACTTCCGGACTTTCGTTGAACCATCGTAGAAAATCCAAATTAAAGGTTTTTTAATAAGCCTAAACCGTATTAAAGGATAAAGCGTTTTCCTTTAATTAGCAAGAAACTACTGCAAATACTGATACTGAGCTAACCTATTATTTGTCAATGTAGTAATGTCGTAATCAACGCTTGCGGCCCTCGTGCGTTCGACAAATCCGCTCCAGGCGGGTTCCCAGTTTTCACAACCATGCAGCCGACATTAGCTCTGAAGTCTCCATTTTCGTTTCCTCTGTCTTGAACACTGGTCGGCCGTATGGGGAAATGGAGTGACCGGGGACCCAGCAGGTGGCTAGGCTACACCTGGTTTCATGTTCGTCATCTGTCGTTGCGGAAGTCATCACCCGTTGGGTTCACTACGGGGCTGGGGGCGTCGGATTCAAGGGAGTACGTTGTGTCAGTTCACACCGTCCGCCTATCGGCAGACGGCAGGAACTGACACAACAGGGAATCGTCAGCTTGAGCCCCTTGCCAGCACATGCCCGACGCCATATACTATGCCATCATCTGGCGTCTGCTTACGGCATGGAGAAGCGACCCGGCGGGGTGGTTAGCCCAGACGGTGCACAGGTGAGGAGGTACCGCTATGAATTTCCGTAACAGTATTCTGCTGACGGCCATACTGGTGCTGGTGGTCGTTGCGACGCACGGTGAGACAAAGGCCAGCGACGAACTGATCCTGGTTCCGTGGAGCGAGATCCGAGCAGAAATCGCCACTTACCTTTGCGTGAAGGTGGACTCGCACCCTGACGGCACGATTGGCTCATGGATTGAGCACACGGGGTACGAACGCTGCACACCGGGAAACGCTACTCCCGCGCTTGCACGCGCAGTGAAGAAAACGCTCAAAATGAACTTTGCACTCCTGGTCGGCGTGCAGCCGAGACAGGTCGGATTGAAGTTTCAGGACACGCTTCCCATCGACGTGCAGACCAGGAACTTGCAGGAGGCATATTTCGGCTGCGATCTATTTCTTCGACCGCTTTTGAGAAG contains:
- a CDS encoding Fic family protein yields the protein MVQRKSGSFENISTAGGETCRAFIPNPLPPIPPLNIDTELKALEEKALLSLGRLDSVSTLLPDTSLFLYMYIRKEAVLSSQIEGTQSSLSDLLLWETEALPGVPVDDVQEVSNYVAAINHGLKRLRKGFPISLRLLKEIHAVLLSKGRGSDKTPGEFRTSQNWIGGTRPGNAIYIPPSPEKVVETMGALEKFLHNDPVRTPILQKLALAHVQFESIHPFLDGNGRLGRLMITLLLCAEEALSQPLLYLSLYFKTNRTQYYDLLQGVRVNGEWEAWLHFFLTGVHETSAQAVTTAQRLVKMFTRDRDKIAGLGRASGSALRVHDTLQRTPILSIAKAAKISKLSIPTATTAIGHLESLGLVREIRGRKRGKLYGYSEYVRILNQGTQPLS
- a CDS encoding multiheme c-type cytochrome, producing the protein MQTLLSKFALFAAMLGSAVAAQNTTYRQVPNDLTEASRSCVECHQADMPGLVGEWRYSRHYGANVGCFECHQADPKDADAVEHNGYTIAVIVSPKDCSRCHLTEFDQFQASHHADAGKILGSLDNVLGEVVEGPMAAVNGCKQCHGTEVKVMADGKLDPTTWPNSGMGRLNPDGSKGSCAACHSRHSFDAALARQPENCGKCHLGPDHPQKEIYEESKHGIAYYANIDRMNLHSSSWIVGVDYSAAPTCATCHMSATRDLPLTHDVGDRISWTLRPPISQKVDAAAIKAGQKVKSWEARRSDMQKVCANCHTSTYVENFYQQYDGAVGLYNDKFATPATEIYNKLRSSGLITADNTFDEEIEWTYYFLWHHEGRRARMGAAMFAPDYTQWHGFFEVAARFYTEFVPQVEAIIEHGLATGNEKAAAAKEVQTVLEKVLNREDHLWFTGNEPEEIKKARMKAMEEFKKRYAN
- a CDS encoding SpoIIE family protein phosphatase; this encodes MTIAELEHFHALLLDKEAAVSEWLSAQRAVGDSDTVKAQDLLKQIREGIRRIEDRSFGACAVCHDAVELHRLEIQPITQICLGCISPEETAELEQDLFLASKIHRALLPQSVARIDGFELAVRSMAARIVGGDYYDFLTESPNGYPIVVIADVMGKGLPAGLLMSNVQGALQIMAEEQKSPSELLSRLNRWLCRNVPVTKFVSLACVAVEPGNRPVSRLVQANAGHCPPVIIRRDGSTETLEPTGGVLGVHEGFQYDECRHELRSGDILLLYTDGVIEAENEMGEMFGEKQLMSFVSGRRAKPLQSILEDLSRQLQIFRAKPELHDDYTVILLRKLA